The genomic stretch aatgagtcttgggcagtttctcgcattttcttttttatattatactggtaagggttgtattgtgttttgattccactgtttcttttggtcatatttgatagggagagccaaccgttgaggttacaaatgaaggtgttgatgctgcagggcatacaattggtacatctttggaggtcgtgttcaaacttaggaaggttctcaaccccaagagtgtgatcaaaccaacatcactagttaaagattattttgagaataacatctatcgaataaatttcagacgaaagacTTTGGTAAACTCCTATAGTTTTTGGGTATTGAGGTATTCCAATCTAAAGATGATAAGGTAATTTCTCTggggaaatatgctatggatacttttgaagaaacaagtttgtagataatgcattcatagaaagtaaatcactttaacttgttggtatcatCCAAAGGTATTTGCCTGTAAATGGTCCTTGGCTTATCGACCAGATGCCTAGTCGAGCGTATGTGTCTCAGTTTTCAGCTGATGGTAGTCTTTTTGTTGCTGGGTTCCAGGTAATATATTCCCACCTTTAACATTTTATCAtaaaaatatactttttttttttgCTGTAAGGTATATGCATGCTATAGTTTTGATTCTGATTAAATTATTTTTTCAGGGAAATATCATAAAAATATACAATGTGGACAAAGGTTGGAAAGTTCAAAAGAATATTCTAACCAAGAGTTTGAGATGGACAATCACTGATACTTCTCTTTCCCCTGATCAACGCAGTCTTGTAAGTTGCTGTGTTTTATCTTCAAAATAACAGGAAAGAAAAATGTCTACATCTTTTTAATCCATTGTTTTAATGGCTTAATCTTATGGCATATGAATCTTCAATTTCAGGTTTATGCCAGCATGTCGCCCATTGTACACATTGTAAATGTTGGATCTTCTGAAACTGAGTCACTAGCAAATGTTACGGTACTCACAACTAATTCTGCACTTTGGTTTTAACTTCTAATTTGGCAAACACTAGTTTTTTTGAATGCTATAAGGTATCTGAGTCTTAGAAATTGGATGTTCCATGACGTGTCTAACTGGTGGATTTCCTAGGTTCTTTTTTATGGTgttcttttcatatttttaatGTGCTTTTGGTTCTTATATTATGCAGGAGATCCACGATGGTTTGGATTTTTCATCAAATGATGATGGAGGATACTCTTTTGGAATTTTTTCTGTGAAATTCTCAACAGATGGGAGGGAATTAGTAGCAGGAACTAGTGGTGATTCTATACATGTATACGATCTTGAAGCAAACAAGGTTTCACTTCAAATTTTAGCACACGCGGTAATGATACTAGCCATAAAATATCCCATCTCTTTAGCTTCAAATGATTTGAGCTATTGGTTGTGTCTTTATATTAGTGCCTGTGAAATTCTATCTGAAAGTGTCTGCTTGATCATCAATCTATCATTTTTTTGGACAAATTATTTTCATATTGTGGTGATTTTTTATGGATCAAGAGAATTAACGCATAGCATAGATGTTCTAacttttgattttcattttatgTTGCAGGCTGATGTAAATACTGTATGTTTTGCTGATGAAACTGGCCATCTTATTTACTCTGGAAGTGATGATAGTTTCTGCAAGGTATGTCCTACATCATAAGACGTCTTATTCTATTAAGATATTATTCGCTTTTTCCCTCTTTTTGAGTGTCCCAACTTTTGTTTTTATTTAGAAGCAATGGCCATCTTTTAAACAGGAAATCAGTCTCATAGTCATACCATCAGGGTTAAATTAAATATTGACCTTGAGAGCAGTTATTAGATGAGATACATGTCAAATCTTTTAGTTTTGGTTTTCGTCACTTATTGCAGAAACTTCATAATTAGAGCTGTTTGGTTGTACTTTCCCTCTTGATTTTAAGTGATTGACACATTCTAATGTACAAATTTGTTTAGGTCTGCGATCGGCGTTGCTTAAATGCTAAAGGCAAGCCAGCAGGGGTTTTGATGGGGCATCTTGAGGGCATTACATTTATTGATACCCGTGGAGATGGACGCTATTTCATTTCTAACGGTAAAGATCAGACCATAAAACTTTGGGACTTATGCAAAATCTCGTCCAATGTTACCTGGTATGTTCTTTTTCCTTTCTAGTAATCTATATTTTGAAGTCCATATCTGTTGAATCTAAAGAATATGATGTGTTTTGACAAAATGTTCAATAAATAATGGTTACTAGTGTACTTCTGCTAATGGGAAAGATTAAAGTAGTGTGGAAAGATTAAAGTACTAGTATACTCCATGTGAGTACATGTTTCTGAAGGTAATTGTGTTTGGAATTTGCAATCATCTTACATCTTAGGGTTCTTTTGGTTCAAATGAGGGGAGGGGAGAGATTTTAATGGAGGAAATGGGAGGTGGGagatttatttttaatcagatAAATGTTTGGTTCAAAAGAGGGGAGAGATTTTAATTAAAAATGTGTTTGGTTCAGGAGGGGAGGaattttattaataatttatatttttatctTTATGATCTTATATAAGTCATATGAAATTCAAATGTGAAAAACTCAtacatatttttttggtaataAAATTTCTAATATTGAGTGactaaaaaatattaatttaCCACATAACGTTAAAAAATTGAGTACATTTGATTCGGATTATAACTCTCCAACACAAATTAAACTATATGCTCATACTGGACCATATGAATTTGTTGAGGAACTTTCCGAATACAGTGAGTGGTTGAGTTCTGCAGTTTATTTTGAGCTATTTCTGACACTTTCTTTGATTATACGGGTGTCAGTGGTATTGTTTTCATTTTGAAATGTGATTCTGGAGTCCCAACACCAAACCGTATTAGATTTTTCTTGACAGAGAGTGGTTAGTACTACCAAGGTTTCATGATTTGCTCACTTTACTGTGACATGTCATCACTGTACTAAAGCTGCTTTGGGGATAAGGATGCTTGACCAAGTGCGTGTTAACTCATTGCTATCTTTATTTGTTATAGATTGATGAACTATTTGATGGTTTTGTTTTATTTCCCAACATTATTTTGAATCCATTATTAACATGATCGTCGGAGACATTGTAGGTACCACACCCTTGCTATGAATATTTCATAAATAGATCAAAAACAGTCTTGAGGTCATCAGAGATGATGTTCTTCTGTTTGCCTCTTTTGATttggtttgatttgtttgtgctcAACATATTATTCAGGTTCATTCTTTCAtatcattttttgaattaatatGTACAATTTTTATAAAAATGTGAAGCCTTTTTTTGATTTGAACATTTTCTCACTCGTCTTAATGACTTTTTGTTGGCTTTCTTGTAGTGAGCTTATTTACTTTTCAATGCTTACATTGATAATGTGTTGTGGATTTTGTAGGAGGAAAACTTGGAAGAGGTCATTGCACTTACTGTGATATAACTGTTAAATTGTTTGTCTCACACATATCTTTCAGATGGAAAGGATAATACTGACATTATGAATTTGTTACAGGCCCCGCCCAGGGAGCAAGCGTATGTGACATTTTCATTGTATTAGATTGTGTTGATCCTACTATTTCTAGCAATTTAAGGCatcccatgatgcaccattttgCAGGGATAGGTTTTTTTCGGACTTACCCTTAAGTTTTCTTCAATGCATGGAAAGTGTTGTCgttttttaaaattatttagGTCGAATGCCAGTAATTTCCAATGCAAATTGTTTTTAATTCAAGTCATGATGGTAACGTTTATTGTAGGAAACACATTCTATGCATTTGAAGATGTTGTTTTTTCTATTAACAAATGTTAATATGTTAGTTTTATTATGGTGTGGGTAGGAATAGAACCATCAACCTCAACTCTCTCACTCCATCCTCAAACCACCAAGCCAAGTTTATATCTCTCTATATAATGATATGGTCTAGTTTTGTCTTAGCATTTAGGAGCTTTAATCTACATTCTAATATACATAATTTATGGAGATATATTATTATATTTCTATATTGGCGGA from Lathyrus oleraceus cultivar Zhongwan6 chromosome 7, CAAS_Psat_ZW6_1.0, whole genome shotgun sequence encodes the following:
- the LOC127104480 gene encoding LEC14B protein — its product is MVGEPAVEVTNDGVDAVGHTIGTYLEVISNLGRYHTFAMIMSVLRPLEGEPTVEVTNEGVDAAGHTIGTSLEVVFKLRKVLNPKSVIKPTSLVKDYFENNIYRINFRRKTLVNSYSFWVLRYSNLKMIRYLPVNGPWLIDQMPSRAYVSQFSADGSLFVAGFQGNIIKIYNVDKGWKVQKNILTKSLRWTITDTSLSPDQRSLVYASMSPIVHIVNVGSSETESLANVTEIHDGLDFSSNDDGGYSFGIFSVKFSTDGRELVAGTSGDSIHVYDLEANKVSLQILAHAADVNTVCFADETGHLIYSGSDDSFCKVCDRRCLNAKGKPAGVLMGHLEGITFIDTRGDGRYFISNGKDQTIKLWDLCKISSNVTWYVLFPF